The proteins below come from a single Benincasa hispida cultivar B227 chromosome 4, ASM972705v1, whole genome shotgun sequence genomic window:
- the LOC120075634 gene encoding serine/threonine protein phosphatase 2A 57 kDa regulatory subunit B' theta isoform-like — MIKQIFSKLPRKSSKSAESREHGGSHMAPSTAYASASSRSNDLASGKSANLVSSFAATNSGQDVGQNHGTKSNKGGNTKLNGIPTSSYEPLPGFREVPSSEKPNLFVKKLNLCCFLFDFSDPTKHLKEKEIKRQTLLEIVDYVTSVNSKFTETVIQEVIKMVSINLFRTMSPQPRESKIVEGFDLEEEEPSMDPAWPHLQIVYEFFLRFVASPEMDAKLAKRYIDHSFILKLLDLFDSEDPREREYLKTILHRIYGKFMVHRPFIRKAINNIFYRFIFETEKHNGIAELLEILGSIINGFALPLKEEHKLFLVRALIPLHKPKCLAMYHQQLSYCITQFVEKDCKLADTVIRGLLKYWPVTNSSKEVMFLSELEEVLEATQLPEFQRCMVPLFRQIARCLNSSHFQVAERALFLWNNDHIENLIKENRKVILPIIFPALEKNARSHWNQAVHSLTLNVRKIFYDLDPDLLKECLVKFQEDELKENERKARREATWNRLEELAAKKAASNEAVLVSHKLPTRTTSV; from the exons ATGATCAAACAGATATTTAGTAAGCTTCCCCGAAAATCATCGAAGAGTGCTGAGAGTAGGGAACATGGTGGAAGCCATATGGCGCCTTCGACCGCTTATGCTTCTGCCAGTTCGAGAAGTAATGATTTAGCATCTGGCAAGTCAGCAAATTTGGTTTCGTCTTTTGCAGCAACGAACTCTGGTCAAGATGTGGGGCAAAATCATGGTACCAAGTCTAATAAAGGTGGGAACACGAAACTGAATGGAATTCCCACGTCTTCATATGAGCCATTGCCTGGGTTTAGGGAAGTTCCAAGCTCTGAAAAGCCGAATTTGTTTGTTAAGAAGCTAAATCTATGCTGCTTTTTGTTTGACTTCAGTGACCCAACAAAGCACCTTAAAGAGAAGGAGATCAAGCGACAAACTTTGTTGGAGATTGTGGATTATGTAACTTCTGTCAATAGTAAATTTACTGAAACTGTTATTCAGGAAGTTATAAAAATGGTCTCCATAAATTTATTTAGAACAATGAGTCCTCAACCACGTGAGAGCAAAATTGTGGAGGGTTTTGATTTGGAAGAGGAGGAGCCTTCAATGGATCCTGCATGGCCTCATTTGCAAATCGTGTATGAATTCTTTCTCAGATTTGTAGCCTCGCCTGAGATGGACGCAAAATTGGCTAAAAGATATATCGATCATTCTTTCATTCTGAAACTGCTGGATTTGTTCGACTCTGAAGATCCTAGAGAAAGAGAATACTTGAAGACAATTCTGCACCGCATCTATGGGAAATTTATGGTACACCGGCCATTTATTAGAAAAGCTataaataacatattttatcgATTTATATTTGAGACTGAAAAGCATAATGGGATTGCTGAACTTTTAGAAATCTTGGGAAGTATCATCAATGGGTTTGCTCTTCCTCTGAAAGAAGAGCACAAGTTATTCCTTGTTCGTGCGTTGATCCCTTTGCATAAACCGAAATGTCTAGCTATGTACCACCAGCAGTTATCATACTGCATCACGCAATTTGTAGAGAAAGATTGCAAGCTTGCTGATACAGTCATAAGAGGTTTATTGAAGTATTGGCCAGTTACAAATAGTTCAAAAGAAGTCATGTTTCTCAGTGAGTTGGAAGAAGTATTAGAAGCAACTCAACTTCCAGAGTTCCAGCGCTGCATGGTACCCTTGTTTCGCCAGATCGCTCGATGTCTTAATAGTTCACATTTTCAG GTAGCAGAAAGGGCGCTGTTCTTGTGGAATAATGACCACATTGAAAACTTGATCAAAGAAAATCGAAAGGTCATACTGCCCATAATCTTTCCAGCTCTGGAAAAGAATGCCAGGAGTCATTGGAACCAGGCAGTCCATAGCTTGACTTTGAACGTTcgaaaaatattttatgatcTTGATCCTGATCTGCTCAAAGAATGCTTAGTCAAGTTTCAGGAAGATGAATTGAAGGAAAATGAGCGGAAAGCAAGACGAGAGGCTACATGGAATCGTTTAGAAGAGCTTGCTGCAAAGAAAGCTGCAAGTAATGAAGCCGTGCTTGTTTCTCATAAATTACCCACTCGGACAACATCGGTTTAG